A genome region from Purpureocillium takamizusanense chromosome 8, complete sequence includes the following:
- a CDS encoding uncharacterized protein (COG:S~EggNog:ENOG503P2N0), whose product MESESAAVRESASYGKACSGCSKAKCRCIVRGEGLSCERCHRLSKSCQPSATVRKRASAPRPVRRTTATTRLEDRLDALVNLLAAQAKSGAGNASRTPGQSDGIYVARSPDAAPAAWPESPASEATNPREQHHETLGLERCPDATPHTRPPHDSMLRECPLAEDDQCLETFRAHHLRAFPFLHIPPSTSAADVQREWPFLWLNIRASCCKPYARQQALELKVRETIAQKMLVDLERSLDLLLGLLTYLSWAEGKYRGKPLLSAYSSLATALLFDLRLDRSCREIPCRESNVSKAYSHPIKQVVAAVDRNNVERRAVLGCYVVTATIAWFLRMKPIGWTVHMEDCLSHLAQYPEVPGDCKLVATARLFRIMEEVHSVSTWRKVESTSSQPQFYVKGLRAMLDNVKDITPPQVLQDKMIRSYLCMAEALICELALHARQQQQPASVVDFERTNCFYTCLQALQGCVDNFLTFTPEEAFSHPMPMHLHFSRSTHILYRLCLLDDPACDRAAVLRTVDLLGAVEKCAALYAAVPAAVGLETGGGGGGDDDMFTRTAEVLRAMAPAWRRALEDSGALPGASAVSMNVIGQDDMMSTDLLTDWWFADLMFPVNEMV is encoded by the exons ATGGAATCCGAGAGCGCGGCCGTACGGGAGTCCGCCTCCTACGGGAAAGCGTGCAGCGGCTGCTCCAAGGCCAAGTGCCGCTGCAtcgtccgcggcgagggGCTCAGCTGCGAACGCTGCCACCGTCTCTCCAAGAGCTGCCAGCCGTCGGCCACCGTGAGGAAACGGGCAAGCGCCCCGAGGCCGGTGCGAAggacaacagcaacaacacgTCTTGAAGATAGgctcgatgccctcgtcaACTTGCTCGCCGCTCAGGCCAAGTCCGGGGCCGGAAATGCATCCCGGACTCCAGGGCAGTCTGACGGCATATACGTGGCGCGCAGTCCTGAcgcggcaccagcggctTGGCCCGAGTCACCTGCGTCGGAGGCAACCAACCCCAGGGAACAACACCATGAAACGCTTGGCCTGGAGAGATGCCCAGATGCGACCCCTCACACTCGCCCACCTCATGACTCGATGCTTCGGGAGTGTCCCCTAGCCGAGGACGACCAGTGTCTGGAAACATTTCGCGCCCATCATCTGCGGGCGTTCCCATTCCTTCATATCCCGCCCTCCACAAG CGCTGCGGATGTTCAGCGCGAGTGGCCGTTCTTGTGGCTCAATATCCGCGCTAGCTGTTGCAAGCCATATGCACGCCAACAAGCTCTTGAGCTCAAGGTCCGCGAAACTATCGCGCAGAAGATGCTCGTAGACCTAGAGAGGAGCCTAGATCTGCTACTGGGCCTTCTCACGTATCTGAGCTG GGCTGAGGGAAAGTATCGAGGGAAACCACTTCTGAGCGCGTACTCGAGCCTTGCCACGGCTCTATTGTTTGACCTTAGACTTGACAGAAGCTGCCGCGAGATCCCTTGTCGGGAGAGCAATGTCAGCAAGGCTTACAGCCACCCGATCAAGCAGGTGGTGGCAGCCGTGGATCGAAATAATGTGGAGCGACGGGCCGTCCTGGGTTGCTACGTGGTGACGGCAAC CATCGCCTGGTTCCTCAGGATGAAGCCCATTGGGTGGACAGTCCACATGGAAGACTGCCTGTCCCATCTGGCACAGTATCCCGAGGTGCCTGGTGATTGCAAGCTGGTAGCGACTGCACGGCTGTTTCGAATAATGGAGGAGGTTCATTCTGTGTCGACTTGGCGAAAGGTCGAATCTACCTCGTCACAGCCGCAATTCTACGTCAAAGGCTTACGGGCAATGCTTGACAATGTCAAGGATATTACCCCCCCGCAAGTCCTGCAAGATA AGATGATAAGATCGTACCTTTGCATGGCTGAAGCACTGATCTGCGAGCTCGCCCTGCAcgcacggcagcagcagcagcccgcgagcgtcgtcgactttgaACGAACGAACTGCTTCTACACATGCCTGCAGGCTCTCCAGGGCTGCGTGGACAACTTCCTCACGTTCACGCCCGAGGAAGCGTTCAGTCACCCGATGCCGATGCACCTCCATTTCAGTCGCAGCACGCACATCCTCTACCGCCTCtgcctgctcgacgacccggcgTGCGACCGCGCGGCGGTCCTGCGCACCGTGGACCTGCTGGGTGCGGTGGAGAAGTGCGCCGCCCTCTACGCGGcagtgccggcggcggtcggcctggagacgggcggcggcggcggcggcgatgatgacatGTTCACGCGGACGGCCGAGGTCTTGAGGGCCATGGCACCCgcgtggcgacgggcgcTGGAGGATTCGGGAGCCCTTCCTGGAGCTTCGGCAGTGAGTATGAACGTCATAGGCCAGGATGACATGATGTCGACGGACTTGTTGACGGATTGGTGGTTCGCGGACTTGATGTTTCCGGTCAATGAAATGGTTTAA
- a CDS encoding uncharacterized protein (EggNog:ENOG503P3RQ), producing the protein MRRVVGPLDRRRRVTRCQPCAQRRIKCQGGPPCDYCVRASKTCRPQSPRARPDDVTAIIVACHPPPPPIRTRPRTPDDALFLDCFASFLRRRCHLTRVFVDAAANDLARLVHESAPVKDLAVAIGALDASRQGPVTVAARGGREARCTAFRAYGRAMSRLQTRLSDPDAVAGEDVVWSTFLLGLFELMAEASGDGWATHMFYGTARVLQLAGPGQVLPHRRGLFGAFRVLEATRAIIYGHDTFLSGDAWRSVVDGDAANPMVAVLDLMIRASSFSKRFFTNIEGIPPRARPYSPVIDSLARDGVALFDLIHAWEGATPTEPFAELANANHRALELFFCRNFTYYDCWLERKVPRLEPRERGAHVEGVLRACEAVQQSGIPGALLLFPLRMAGANTADAKQKKRILRLLGGIYAQGFVVADRITTDLHEYWQYQEEVAQASMT; encoded by the exons ATGAGGCGAGTCGTCGGCCCTCTGGATCGGCGGAGACGGGTGACGCGCTGTCAGCCCTGTGCCCAACGACGCATCAag TGCCAGGGCGGACCCCCATGCGACTACTGCGTCCGGGCCAGCAAGACGTGCCGGCCCCAGtcccctcgcgcgcgccccgacgacgtcaccgccatcatcgtggcatgccacccgccgccgccgccgatcaGGACCCGTCCCCGGACGCCCGATGACGCCCTATTCCTGGACTGCTTTGCGTCATtcctgcgccgtcgctgccaccTCACGCGGGTGTTtgtggacgcggcggcgaatgACCTCGCGCGCCTGGTGCACGAATCCGCGCCCGTCAAAgacctggccgtcgccatcgggGCGCTTGATGCGAGCCGCCAGGGGCCGGTGACGGTGGCCGCGCGGGGAGGGCGCGAGGCGCGGTGTACGGCTTTTCGTGCGTATGGCAGGGCGATGAGCAGGCTGCAGACCCGTCTGAGCGACCCGGATGCCGTCGCTGGGGAAGATGTCGTCTGGAGCACCTTTCTGCTCGGGCTGTTCGAG TTGATGGCCGAGGCGTCCGGCGACGGATGGGCGACGCACATGTTTtacggcacggcgcgggTACTGCAGCTCGCCGGGCCTGGCCAGGTCTTGCCGCACCGCAGGGGCCTTTTTGGCGCGTTCCGCGTGCTGGAGGCGACCCGGGCCATCATATATGGGCATGACACGTTCCTGTCCGGCGATGCGTGGCGATCCGTtgtggacggcgacgcggcgaacCCTATGGTTGCGGTGCTTGATCTCATGATACGCGCTTCGTCTTTTAGCAAGCG CTTCTTTACAAACATTGAAGGCATCCCGCCCCGCGCGCGTCCCTACAGCCCAGTCATCGACAGCCTCGCGCGGGATGGCGTTGCGCTCTTTGACCTCATCCATGCATGGGAGGGAGCGACCCCTACGGAGCCGTTTGCCGAGTTGGCCAACGCCAACCACCGCGCGCTGGAGCTGTTCTTCTGCAGGAACTTTACCTACTACGATTGCTGGCTCGAGCGAAAAGTCCCCCGACTGGAACCCCGCGAGAGGGGCGCTCACGTGGAGGGGGTGCTGCGCGCATGCGAGGCCGTGCAGCAGTCGGGAATTCCTGGGGCGCTGCTCCTGTTTCCCCTgcggatggcgggcgcgaaCACGGCGGATGCGAAACAGAAGAAACGGAtcctgcggctgctggggggAATCTACGCGCAAGGGTTTGTTGTGGCTGATAGGATCACGACTGACTTGCACGAGTATTGGCAGTACCAGGAAGAGGTGGCGCAAGCCTCCATGACCTAG
- a CDS encoding uncharacterized protein (EggNog:ENOG503P46T~SECRETED:SignalP(1-16~SECRETED:cutsite=VWA-SD~SECRETED:prob=0.5113)), which yields MRPVQYLVPLAAAVWASDCDPFPASMLAFSSGFKQPTPPMVKPEFNTSFVQHKWDETVSHIMTGYMRNSPSDKAVRVHEVFDDAVASSLFDFSNVTADGLVDNTLTTWRDDATQPDVWRDYVNTNYPLFAADMLVKAGAVFGGLVGRRFVDGRVAAVSAWTGRTHLNAVLGWGPLLTTRFSSGT from the exons ATGCGCCCCGTTCAGTACCTCGTTCCGCTCGCGGCCGCAGTCTGGGCGTCCGACTGCGACCCATTCCCGGCGTCAATGCTCGCCTTCTCCTCCGGTTTCAAGCAGCCAACGCCTCCCATGGTGAAGCCCGAGTTCAACACCAGCTTCGTCCAGCACAAGTG GGACGAGACCGTGTCGCACATCATGACCGGGTACATGCGCAACTCGCCCTCCGACAAGGCCGTCCGCGTGCACGAGGTGtttgacgacgccgtcgcctcgtcgctcttTGACTTTTCCAACGTCAcggccgacggcctcgtcgacaacaCGCTGACCACgtggcgcgacgacgcgacgcAGCCGGACGTGTGGCGCGACTACGTCAACACAAACTACCCGCTCTTCGCGGCGGACATGCTCGTCAAGGCGGGCGCCGTGTTTGGCGGGCTCGTGGGACGGCGGTTCGTCGACGGGCGTGTGGCGGCTGTGAGTGCTTGGACCGGGCGCACGCACCTGAACGCGGTCTTGGGGTGGGGGCCACTGCTGACGACGCGATTCTCTAGTGGAACATGA
- a CDS encoding uncharacterized protein (EggNog:ENOG503P46T~SECRETED:SignalP(1-16~SECRETED:cutsite=VWA-SD~SECRETED:prob=0.5113)): MRPVQYLVPLAAAVWASDCDPFPASMLAFSSGFKQPTPPMVKPEFNTSFVQHKWDETVSHIMTGYMRNSPSDKAVRVHEVFDDAVASSLFDFSNVTADGLVDNTLTTWRDDATQPDVWRDYVNTNYPLFAADMLVKAGAVFGGLVGRRFVDGRVAAWNMMYQGAIPVTVYVNECGVVVGYDYFSPGRRTRVVTEFFNIGT, translated from the exons ATGCGCCCCGTTCAGTACCTCGTTCCGCTCGCGGCCGCAGTCTGGGCGTCCGACTGCGACCCATTCCCGGCGTCAATGCTCGCCTTCTCCTCCGGTTTCAAGCAGCCAACGCCTCCCATGGTGAAGCCCGAGTTCAACACCAGCTTCGTCCAGCACAAGTG GGACGAGACCGTGTCGCACATCATGACCGGGTACATGCGCAACTCGCCCTCCGACAAGGCCGTCCGCGTGCACGAGGTGtttgacgacgccgtcgcctcgtcgctcttTGACTTTTCCAACGTCAcggccgacggcctcgtcgacaacaCGCTGACCACgtggcgcgacgacgcgacgcAGCCGGACGTGTGGCGCGACTACGTCAACACAAACTACCCGCTCTTCGCGGCGGACATGCTCGTCAAGGCGGGCGCCGTGTTTGGCGGGCTCGTGGGACGGCGGTTCGTCGACGGGCGTGTGGCGGCT TGGAACATGATGTACCAGGGCGCGATCCCGGTGACGGTGTACGTGAATGAGTGCGGCGTGGTGGTTGGGTATGACTACTTTTCGCCTGGCCGACGCACCAGGGTCGTCACCGAGTTTTTCAACATTGGGACCTAA
- a CDS encoding Sphingomyelin phosphodiesterase D (COG:S~EggNog:ENOG503P6IU) — protein sequence MTAQSHGWWADHDNTAKSKGDTAEALFKAIADQRRRGMNVVFVWLDIKNPDAFPASNKVASIEALRDLARKHLEPAGIEVMYGFYSWSAWGRAYKVLSASLNKNEALNYEGSVAEAENLFRARGPARIAQRVFSRGDIYKPSDDIGTWVERGSKQRETGVSDDGRGRR from the exons ATGACGGCCCAGTCGCACGGCTGGTGGGCCGACCACGACAACACAGCCAAGAGCAAGGGCGACACCGCCGAAGCGCTGTTcaaggccattgccgaccAACGACGGCGGGGCATGAACGTCGTCTTCGTGTGGCTCGATATCAAGAACCCGGACGCGTTCCCCGCCTCCAACAAAGTCGCTAGCATCGAAGCACTGCGGGATCTCGCCCGCAAGCACCTCGAGCCCGCTGGCATCGAGGTCATGTACGGCTTCTACAGCTGGAGCGCCTGGGGTCGCGCCTATAAAGTCCTCAGCGCTAGCCTCAACAAGAATGAGGCTCTCAATTACGAGGGCAGTGTCGCAGAGGCAGAAAACCTCTTCAGGGCCCGCGGGCCCGCACGTATCGCGCAGCGAGTCTTTTCGAGGGGCGATATATACAAGCCATCCGACGACATCG GTACTTGGGTGGAACGTGGTTCGAAACAGCGCGAAACAGGCGTATCAGATGATGGGAGAGGCCGGCGTTGA
- a CDS encoding uncharacterized protein (TransMembrane:1 (n5-13c18/19o200-220i)~SECRETED:SignalP(1-18~SECRETED:cutsite=ALA-AD~SECRETED:prob=0.9021)) has protein sequence MRSPILLSCLLAGPAALAADLAQAVGGIAIGVPPAPTPPPVAAAPLDRRAIDRQCLSSVVSELSPPTSGVDSKLISWATRQAATLGGVPAGCTITAPASLSSAYGSYLDILRTYFSTIESKAKGINTKCGADKVSLTFSQGCTSSLTLLYTDATATKTTSYSNVDVPKKTIFLGEGSGSGSGSGNGGGSGSSGKDSAAAVSAPVVGSAVALAAVLAVALAL, from the coding sequence atgCGCTCccccatcctcctctcctgcctgctcgccgggcccgccgccctcgccgcggacctcgcccaggccgtcggcggcatcgccatcggcgtgccccccgcgcccacgccgccccccgtcgccgccgcgcccctcgaccgccgcgccaTCGACCGGCAGTGCCTGAGCTCCGTCGTCTCCGAGCtcagcccgcccacctcggGCGTCGACTCCAAGCTCATCAGCTGGGCCACgcgccaggccgccaccctcggcggcgtccccgCCGGCtgcaccatcaccgcccccgcctccctctcctccgcctACGGCAGCTACCTCGACATCCTGCGCACCTACTTCTCCACCATCGAGTCCAAGGCAAAGGGCATCAACACAAAgtgcggcgccgacaaggtcTCCCTCACCTTCTCTCAGGGCTGCACCAGCAGCCTCACCCTGCTCTACACCGACGCGACCGCCACCAAGACCACCTCGTACTCCAACGTCGATGTCCCCAAGAAGAccatcttcctcggcgagggaagcggcagcggcagcggcagcggcaatggcggtggcagtggcagcagcggcaaggatagcgccgccgccgtgagcgCCCCGGTCGTGGGCtccgccgtggccctcgccgccgtgctcgcggTTGCGCTCGCGCTGTAA
- a CDS encoding uncharacterized protein (COG:S~EggNog:ENOG503NZSE~SECRETED:SignalP(1-23~SECRETED:cutsite=ALG-QS~SECRETED:prob=0.8487)~TransMembrane:1 (n7-18c23/24o557-577i)) encodes MTPRAMVPALVLLLLTAAGTALGQSHLDNGRMAHEAKSAHRSFSSRISAVANDTVEPCAALSQAFEAAASTNAKKGKGLVVLDVRPSVATACLKSVPLTKDRAAALVDYLTPYMEWHSTTEILKNPPEGYLVPGVDIFGGMQAIKQKLQGDGYKSQYEVMTDLQNIIIAANDNHLIYTPGMLGAFRLMRPDFDFMSISEDGRKTPEIFFARDIYTQSNGTRASSSPIASIDGQDIHEFLENESLKYPQNFQDPDAQLNVFFSSTPLNAVGVSSMAITSVLEIPDSYNITYKNGTSRQVTNAVVVPAAVSLAGIRSGVDFQKKFEIPMNRGNKPGPPPKKPQPKPPAPKPTVKGYPFPVAKHPNDLIAGYMLNQTGFQDTAVISFLGFSPIDGSGDDDSEEQFAAQVRQAGDVITQTAKVAKQQGRDKVIIDMSANGGGLLNLADFTYTTLFPGARFDAFDRYRHSTGLDFFTRVAPYRDSAQFLVAPLGFPQGPDNRPIEDPNAFFSPQEVKGQNMTAAFISDKTAPLTMNRELFLPGYGPSDANRPMKPLWEPQNMVILTDGLCASACSIFVGLLVRNFGIRTIALGGRAMNQPMQAIGGVRGSQVLSNSEIQGVVGQALEESRRQRRGRYQRAPDQNEKTLGLGDPPLLPFLDGPAGGSINARNAYSQNDTTGFPLHFQYQAANCRLFFTREMVLDVTEAWRQAASVAFKNGTCVPGSTVNEDGTMGATTPGFNPSVKSRGKGVPVPSLSP; translated from the exons ATGACTCCAAGAGCCATGGTGCCAGccttggtgctgctgctgctgacggcggccggcacggcgctcGGTCAATCCCATCTTGACAATGGCAGGATGGCACACGAGGCCAAGAGTGCACATCGATCCTTCTCCAGCAGAATCAGCGCGGTTGCAAACGACACTGTCGAGCCCTGCGCGGCCCTCAGCCAAGCCTTCGAAGCCGCTGCCTCCACCAATgcgaagaagggcaaggggctagtcgtcctcgacgtaAGGCCCTCGGTGGCCACCGCGTGTCTCAAGTCGGTCCCTCTCACCAAAGATCGAGCagcggccctcgtcgactaCCTAACGCCGTATATGGAATGGCATTCTACAACGGAGATTCTCAAAAATCCACCAGAGGGCTACCTTGTGCCCGGAGTCGACATCTTCGGGGGAATGCAGGCCATCAAACAGAAGCTCCAAGGCGACGGCTATAAGTCTCAGTACGAGGTCATGACCGATTTGCAAAACATC atcatcgccgccaacgatAATCACCTCATCTACACCCCGGGCATGCTCGGCGCCTTCCGCCTGATGCGCCCCGATTTCGATTTCATGTCCATTTCCGAAGACGGGCGAAAGACGCCAGAGATCTTCTTCGCGCGAGACATCTATACGCAAAGCAACGGCACCAGAGCTTCGTCATCTCCCATTGCCAGCATCGACGGCCAGGACATCCACGAGTTCCTCGAGAACGAAAGTCTCAAATATCCGCAGAACTTTCAAGATCCGGACGCACAGTTAAACGTCTTTTTCAGCTCGACACCCCTGAATGCCGTTGGCGTCTCATCCATGGCCATTACCTCTGTTCTGGAGATCCCCGACTCGTACAATATCACATACAAAAACGGCACGTCCCGGCAGGTGACCAACGCCGTTGTCGTTCCGGCAGCCGTGTCGCTCGCCGGCATCCGCTCGGGCGTCGACTTCCAGAAGAAATTCGAAATTCCCATGAACAGAGGCAACAAGCCGGGACCCCCACCTAAAAAACCCCAGCCCAAGCCTCCCGCTCCCAAGCCAACCGTGAAGGGCTACCCGTTTCCCGTTGCCAAGCACCCCAACGATCTGATCGCAGGGTATATGCTCAACCAGACGGGCTTCCAAGACACTGCCGTCATCTCGTTTCTCGGCTTCTCTCCAATagacggcagcggcgacgacgacagcgaaGAGCAATTTGCGGCGCAGGTCCGCCAGGCTGGAGACGTCATCACGCAAACGGCCAAGGTGGCCAAGCAACAGGGTCGAGACAaggtcatcatcgacatgtccgccaacggcggcggcttgctcAACTTGGCTGACTTCACGTACACCACTCTCTTCCCAGGCGCCCGCTTCGATGCTTTCGATCGGTACCGCCACAGCACCGGTCTCGACTTCTTTACCCGAGTGGCGCCTTACCGAGATTCAGCGCAGTTTCTGGTCGCGCCTCTAGGCTTCCCGCAAGGCCCCGACAACCGTCCCATCGAAGATCCTAACGCGTTCTTCTCGCCCCAGGAAGTCAAAGGGCAGAACATGACAGCCGCTTTCATATCGGACAAGACGGCTCCTCTTACTATGAACAGGGAACTGTTCCTGCCAGGATACGGTCCCAGTGATGCAAACAGGCCTATGAAGCCGCTCTGGGAGCCGCAAAACATGGTCATCCTCACCGACGGGCTTTGCGCCTCAGCCTGCTCCATTTTCGTGGGCCTCTTGGTCCGGAACTTTGGCATCCGCACGATAgcccttggcggccgtgCAATGAACCAGCCCATGCAagccatcggcggcgtcagggGCTCGCAAGTTCTATCCAACAGCGAAATTCAGGGAGTGGTGGGCCAAGCTCTCGAAGAAAGCcgtcggcagcgacgaggcaggTACCAGCGCGCCCCCGATCAAAATGAAAAAACACTAGGTCTTGGAGATCCGCCGTTGCTCCCCTTTCTGGATGGACCGGCAGGCGGGTCAATCAACGCGCGCAACGCGTACAGTCAGAACGACACGACGGGCTTCCCCCTGCACTTCCAGTACCAGGCGGCCAACTGTAGGCTCTTTTTCACCCGAGAGATGGTCTTGGATGTGACGGAAGCATGGCGCCAGGCGGCCAGTGTCGCGTTCAAGAACGGAACGTGTGTTCCTGGATCTACCGTCAACGAGGACGGAACCATGGGAGCCACGACGCCCGGGTTTAACCCAAGTGTCAAGAGCCGGGGCAAGGGCGTTCCCGTACCCTCTCTATCGCCTTAG
- a CDS encoding uncharacterized protein (COG:S~EggNog:ENOG503P6T7) has translation MIVATHEIDPDGDIILKLTHPNAPFAVWPKAQDEKVASNGQRDATDDPKADGIHDVGETPEGGSEPASEVDFRLSSRHLILASSYFKSMLCGPWKEGKTNGSEPRVVTAESWDQDALLIVMNVIHGRNKRVPREVDFETLAKIAVILDYYQCHEALEVFTDMWLRSLKHAAPLPTAYGRDAVLWLHIAHVLSDDGTARAITKMMQCELDQPLFTLGLPIPASVGDRLEAFRIQSVDYLLTQMHTELDCLARQAWSTCSPECDLMRLGALTSMLVLHNSLSRPTLPFHGKSVGKMISIIEEYHKQFLRSVERSTPRLLPTHCNCRSCRPSGSFPNQNKCRHRQLSQAVIEDRRGAMIGFGVQLDSEHEDEL, from the exons ATGATCGTCGCAACCCACGAGATCGACCCTGACGGGGACATCATTCTCAAGTTGACCCATCCGAATGCGCCGTTCGCAGTCTGGCCCAAGGCACAGGATGAGAAAGTCGCTTCGAACGGACAACGAGACGCTACCGATGACCCCAAGGCGGACGGCATCCACGATGTCGGGGAAACACCGGAGGGAGGAAGCG AGCCCGCATCAGAGGTTGACTTCAGGCTTTCCTCCAGACATTTAATTCTGGCTTCATCCTACTTCAAGTCCATGCTTTGCGGCCCGTGGAAAGAAGGCAAAACAAACGGCAGTGAGCCCCGAGTCGTCACGGCCGAATCCTGGGATCAAGACGCCCTACTGATCGTCATGAACGTTATTCATGGGCGAAACAAGAGGGTGCCTCGAGAGGTAGACTTTGAGACGTTAGCCAAGATTGCGGTCATCTTGGACTATTATCAGTGTCACGAGGCACTCGAGGTTTTCACTGATATGTGGCTGAGGAGCTTGAAACATGCAGCGCCATTGCCAACAGCCTACGGCCGCGATGCTGTGCTATGGTTGCATATCGCACACGTTCTCTCAGATGACGGAACCGCGCGAGCAATAACGAAAATGATGCAGTGTGAACTGGATCAACCGCTATTTACGTTGGGTCTTCCAATTCCCGCTAGCGTTGGAG ACAGGCTGGAGGCCTTCAGAATACAATCCGTTGATTACTTGCTTACCCAAATGCATACGGAATTGGACTGCCTGGCGAGGCAGGCCTGGAGCACTTGCTCGCCCGAGTGCGACCTGATGAGACTTGGAGCACTGACTAGTATGTTGGTCTTGCACAACTCGCTTTCGCGACCAACGCTGCCATTTCATGGTAAAAGCGTGGGGAAAATGATTTCAATCATCGAGGAGTACCACAAGCAGTTCCTCCGCAGTGTTGAGCGTTCGACTCCACGACTACTGCCCACGCACTGTAATTGTCGCTCCTGCCGCCCATCAGGCTCGTTTCCCAATCAGAACAAATGCCGACACAGACAACTTTCGCAGGCTGTTATTGAGGATAGAAGAGGGGCAATGATTGGATTTGGGGTCCAATTAGACTCAGAACACGAAGACGAGTTATGA